Proteins encoded in a region of the Oscillospiraceae bacterium MB24-C1 genome:
- the gctA gene encoding glutaconate CoA-transferase subunit A: MNKVYTLEEAVSKYVHDGDHMAIGGFTTSRKPLAAICEIIRQGKTDFIGEGGPAGSDWDMLIGMERVKAYINCYTANPRFSNVSCRFRAAIQEGRLLFEDYSQDAAMMMFHGAALGLEYVPVKMMLGSGLEKEWGISAEKRKSIEKLPDAKYIIQENPFKSGEKLMLLPVPEIDLAIIHVQMASPDGTCRILGDTYHDVDLAFGSKRTIVTCEELVPNDVIRREPGLNTIPGIVVDAVVHLPYGAHPSQVYDYYDYDKEFYIDYDIAGKSDDTFQDFIKEWIMDVKDHNGYLNKLGATRLLDLKIVPGIGYHVDDDVLAQEEADK; this comes from the coding sequence ATGAACAAAGTATACACGCTGGAAGAGGCAGTATCAAAGTATGTTCATGACGGCGACCACATGGCCATAGGCGGATTTACGACCAGTAGAAAGCCGCTTGCTGCTATTTGCGAAATTATTCGCCAAGGAAAGACAGATTTTATCGGCGAAGGTGGGCCTGCCGGAAGCGACTGGGATATGCTGATTGGTATGGAGCGAGTTAAGGCTTACATCAATTGTTATACCGCCAATCCTCGATTCTCCAATGTTAGCTGCCGCTTCAGAGCAGCTATCCAAGAGGGGAGGCTGCTGTTTGAGGATTACTCTCAGGACGCGGCCATGATGATGTTTCATGGTGCGGCGCTTGGGCTTGAGTATGTACCAGTTAAAATGATGCTTGGTTCTGGTTTGGAAAAGGAATGGGGAATCAGCGCTGAAAAACGAAAAAGTATCGAAAAGCTGCCTGATGCGAAGTATATCATTCAAGAAAATCCCTTTAAATCGGGCGAAAAGCTGATGCTTCTACCTGTACCTGAAATTGATTTGGCGATCATCCATGTGCAGATGGCTTCGCCGGACGGCACCTGCCGCATTTTGGGGGATACCTACCATGATGTGGATCTGGCTTTTGGCTCCAAACGCACTATAGTCACCTGTGAAGAACTGGTGCCAAACGACGTTATTCGCAGGGAGCCCGGTTTGAATACAATACCCGGCATTGTTGTCGACGCCGTGGTACACCTCCCTTATGGTGCACATCCCTCACAAGTATACGATTATTATGATTATGATAAAGAATTCTATATTGATTATGATATAGCAGGGAAATCCGACGACACATTCCAAGACTTTATAAAGGAATGGATTATGGATGTCAAAGATCACAATGGGTATCTTAACAAACTTGGGGCCACCAGGCTGCTTGATCTTAAGATAGTACCCGGGATCGGGTATCATGTTGATGATGATGTTTTGGCGCAAGAGGAGGCAGACAAATGA